A section of the Solea solea chromosome 17, fSolSol10.1, whole genome shotgun sequence genome encodes:
- the si:ch211-278j3.3 gene encoding E3 ubiquitin-protein ligase RNF19A isoform X1, with amino-acid sequence MKRPKQQTGPLSFLNFFSRKPKSEPKPERPVDVLPKEEVAITLTPSEHPEQDLSLTVEDAGEVRVSGAEKGEGEGPPAVAQVCEDSQATAECAGGVSIGSTGVLSLSSSSQEQLLDEHLVECPLCLLSQPRCHFPRLTCCSHRSCSDCLRQYLRIEISESRVGIACPQCPETLAPLDVHAILDDRALLERFEEYQLRRFLAADPDTRWCPAPDCSYAVIAYGCAECPKLSCGREGCDTEFCYHCRQLWHPNQTCDQARRQRARHTSGGNDASTLYVFNEEHGGDAEEIKACPRCGAYIMKTNDGSCNRMNCTVCTCQFCWLCMQEITDVHYLSPSGCTFWGKKPWSQTRKVLWQVGMLLGAPVVISLIAGIAIPVIIVGIPIYMGRKVHGRCKKNNISGSKHYLTVASGVMMSVFVSPVIAAVTVGVGVPLMLTYVYGVVPMSLFRNGWCRPQSESPETHKIQLEDLASYLLFSHVVSDHWTGQSSRTTLSDTSVQEVRVSIQEVGVLPSTSTTPPELDIYVRLDEATNRHEYSQQDTPPDCEVVIVPDSKVDDTQALPLREGTNIEVRVEIETHPRGARQSSLSSILSSRSLSVESLGHSQPQSQDHLCTSELEERKVGGRGKGQEQKGRETSGGDSAGLEGTPVFEIDDV; translated from the exons ATGAAGAGGCCAAAGCAGCAGACGGGGCCACTGAGCTTCCTAAACTTCTTCAGCAGAAAGCCCAAATCAGAGCCAAAGCCCGAGAGGCCTGTGGACGTCCTGCCCAAAGAGGAGGTGGCCATCACGCTGACCCCCAGCGAACATCCAGAGCAG GACCTCAGCCTCACAGTAGAAGATGCTGGAGAAGTAAGAGTTTCTGGAGCagaaaaaggagaaggagaaggtcCACCAGCAGTGGCTCAAGTGTGCGAAGATAGTCAAGCCACAGCCGAGTGTGCCGGTGGGGTCAGCATAGGCTCCACCGGTGTCctgtccctctcctcctccagccaggAGCAGCTACTGGATGAACATCTGGTGGAGTGCCCGCTGTGCCTGCTCAGTCAACCACGTTGCCACTTCCCACGACTCACATGCTGTTCCCACCGGTCCTGTTCTGACTGCCTCCGCCAGTACCTGCGCATTGAGATATCAGAGAGCCGGGTGGGCATCGCATGCCCACAGTGCCCCGAAACCCTAGCACCACTGGACGTCCATGCCATCCTGGATGACCGGGCATTGCTGGAGAGATTTGAGGAATATCAACTGAGGCGTTTTCTAGCTGCTGATCCTGATACCCGCTGGTGTCCTGCACCTGACTGCAG CTATGCTGTGATAGCGTACGGCTGTGCTGAATGTCCCAAGCTGAGCTGCGGCCGCGAGGGATGCGACACAGAGTTCTGTTACCACTGTCGGCAGCTGTGGCACCCCAACCAGACGTGCGACCAAGCACGACGTCAACGGGCCCGCCACACTTCAGGGGGCAACGATGCCTCCACACTGTACGTCTTCAATGAAGAACATGGAGGAG ATGCAGAGGAGATCAAAGCGTGCCCTCGCTGTGGCGCCTACATCATGAAGACCAACGACGGCAGCTGTAATCGTATGAACTGCACTGTGTGTACCTGTCAGTTCTGCTGGCTGTGTATGCAGGAGATCACCGACGTGCACTACCTCAG TCCCTCAGGATGTACGTTTTGGGGGAAGAAGCCATGGTCACAAACCCGCAAGGTTCTGTGGCAGGTGGGCATGTTGCTCGGAGCGCCAGTGGTCATCTCCCTTATAGCGGGCATCGCCATCCCAGTCATCATCGTAGGCATACCAATTTACATGGGCCGGAAG GTCCATGGTCGTTGTAAGAAAAACAATATCTCAGGAAGCAAGCATTACTTGACTGTGGCAAGTggagtgatgatgtcagtgtttgtgtcaccGGTCATAGCAGCCGTCACTGTGG GTGTGGGAGTCCCACTAATGCTGACTTACGTCTATGGAGTCGTACCCATGTCGCTCTTTAGGAACGGTTGGTGTCGCCCGCAGAGTGAATCTCCCGAAACACACAAAATCCAACTGGAGGACTTAGCCAGCT ATCTTCTGTTCTCTCATGTAGTCAGTGACCACTGGACAGGTCAGAGCAGCAGAACAACGCTCAGCGACACCAGTGTCCAGGAAGTTAGAGTCAGTATACAGGAAGTGGGTGTCCTGCCAAGCACGAGTACCACTCCTCCAGAGCTAGATATCTATGTGAGACTGGATGAAGCCACAAATCGCCATGAATATTCCCAACAGGACACTCCGCCAGACTGCGAGGTGGTTATTGTGCCAGATAGCAAAGTTGATGACACACAAGCACTTCCACTAAG GGAAGGAACTAATATTGAAGTCCGAGTGGAAATTGAGACCCATCCCAGAGGCGCCCGCCAGTCCAGCCTAAGTAGCATCCTGTCTAGCCGAAGCTTGTCTGTGGAGTCACTGGGACACTCACAACCCCAGTCCCAAGACCACTTGTGTACCTCAGAActggaagaaagaaaagtgggGGGAAGAGGAAAAGGACAAGAGCAGAAGGGAAGAGAGACATCAGGAGGGGATTCAGCAGGATTGGAGGGGACCCCAGTCTTTGAAATAGACGATGTATGA
- the si:ch211-278j3.3 gene encoding E3 ubiquitin-protein ligase RNF19A isoform X2 has translation MKRPKQQTGPLSFLNFFSRKPKSEPKPERPVDVLPKEEVAITLTPSEHPEQDLSLTVEDAGEVRVSGAEKGEGEGPPAVAQVCEDSQATAECAGGVSIGSTGVLSLSSSSQEQLLDEHLVECPLCLLSQPRCHFPRLTCCSHRSCSDCLRQYLRIEISESRVGIACPQCPETLAPLDVHAILDDRALLERFEEYQLRRFLAADPDTRWCPAPDCSYAVIAYGCAECPKLSCGREGCDTEFCYHCRQLWHPNQTCDQARRQRARHTSGGNDASTLYVFNEEHGGDAEEIKACPRCGAYIMKTNDGSCNRMNCTVCTCQFCWLCMQEITDVHYLSPSGCTFWGKKPWSQTRKVLWQVGMLLGAPVVISLIAGIAIPVIIVGIPIYMGRKVHGRCKKNNISGSKHYLTVASGVMMSVFVSPVIAAVTVGVGVPLMLTYVYGVVPMSLFRNGWCRPQSESPETHKIQLEDLASFSDHWTGQSSRTTLSDTSVQEVRVSIQEVGVLPSTSTTPPELDIYVRLDEATNRHEYSQQDTPPDCEVVIVPDSKVDDTQALPLREGTNIEVRVEIETHPRGARQSSLSSILSSRSLSVESLGHSQPQSQDHLCTSELEERKVGGRGKGQEQKGRETSGGDSAGLEGTPVFEIDDV, from the exons ATGAAGAGGCCAAAGCAGCAGACGGGGCCACTGAGCTTCCTAAACTTCTTCAGCAGAAAGCCCAAATCAGAGCCAAAGCCCGAGAGGCCTGTGGACGTCCTGCCCAAAGAGGAGGTGGCCATCACGCTGACCCCCAGCGAACATCCAGAGCAG GACCTCAGCCTCACAGTAGAAGATGCTGGAGAAGTAAGAGTTTCTGGAGCagaaaaaggagaaggagaaggtcCACCAGCAGTGGCTCAAGTGTGCGAAGATAGTCAAGCCACAGCCGAGTGTGCCGGTGGGGTCAGCATAGGCTCCACCGGTGTCctgtccctctcctcctccagccaggAGCAGCTACTGGATGAACATCTGGTGGAGTGCCCGCTGTGCCTGCTCAGTCAACCACGTTGCCACTTCCCACGACTCACATGCTGTTCCCACCGGTCCTGTTCTGACTGCCTCCGCCAGTACCTGCGCATTGAGATATCAGAGAGCCGGGTGGGCATCGCATGCCCACAGTGCCCCGAAACCCTAGCACCACTGGACGTCCATGCCATCCTGGATGACCGGGCATTGCTGGAGAGATTTGAGGAATATCAACTGAGGCGTTTTCTAGCTGCTGATCCTGATACCCGCTGGTGTCCTGCACCTGACTGCAG CTATGCTGTGATAGCGTACGGCTGTGCTGAATGTCCCAAGCTGAGCTGCGGCCGCGAGGGATGCGACACAGAGTTCTGTTACCACTGTCGGCAGCTGTGGCACCCCAACCAGACGTGCGACCAAGCACGACGTCAACGGGCCCGCCACACTTCAGGGGGCAACGATGCCTCCACACTGTACGTCTTCAATGAAGAACATGGAGGAG ATGCAGAGGAGATCAAAGCGTGCCCTCGCTGTGGCGCCTACATCATGAAGACCAACGACGGCAGCTGTAATCGTATGAACTGCACTGTGTGTACCTGTCAGTTCTGCTGGCTGTGTATGCAGGAGATCACCGACGTGCACTACCTCAG TCCCTCAGGATGTACGTTTTGGGGGAAGAAGCCATGGTCACAAACCCGCAAGGTTCTGTGGCAGGTGGGCATGTTGCTCGGAGCGCCAGTGGTCATCTCCCTTATAGCGGGCATCGCCATCCCAGTCATCATCGTAGGCATACCAATTTACATGGGCCGGAAG GTCCATGGTCGTTGTAAGAAAAACAATATCTCAGGAAGCAAGCATTACTTGACTGTGGCAAGTggagtgatgatgtcagtgtttgtgtcaccGGTCATAGCAGCCGTCACTGTGG GTGTGGGAGTCCCACTAATGCTGACTTACGTCTATGGAGTCGTACCCATGTCGCTCTTTAGGAACGGTTGGTGTCGCCCGCAGAGTGAATCTCCCGAAACACACAAAATCCAACTGGAGGACTTAGCCAGCT TCAGTGACCACTGGACAGGTCAGAGCAGCAGAACAACGCTCAGCGACACCAGTGTCCAGGAAGTTAGAGTCAGTATACAGGAAGTGGGTGTCCTGCCAAGCACGAGTACCACTCCTCCAGAGCTAGATATCTATGTGAGACTGGATGAAGCCACAAATCGCCATGAATATTCCCAACAGGACACTCCGCCAGACTGCGAGGTGGTTATTGTGCCAGATAGCAAAGTTGATGACACACAAGCACTTCCACTAAG GGAAGGAACTAATATTGAAGTCCGAGTGGAAATTGAGACCCATCCCAGAGGCGCCCGCCAGTCCAGCCTAAGTAGCATCCTGTCTAGCCGAAGCTTGTCTGTGGAGTCACTGGGACACTCACAACCCCAGTCCCAAGACCACTTGTGTACCTCAGAActggaagaaagaaaagtgggGGGAAGAGGAAAAGGACAAGAGCAGAAGGGAAGAGAGACATCAGGAGGGGATTCAGCAGGATTGGAGGGGACCCCAGTCTTTGAAATAGACGATGTATGA